CTACTGCTTGTACGTACACGGTTTCAGGTTCTATTTCACTCCCCTCACAGGGGTTCTTTTCGCCTTTCCCTCACGGTACTGGTTCACTATCGGTCAGTTGGGAGTATTTAGCCTTAGATGATGGTCCACCTATATTCAGTCAAAGTTTCACGTGCTCCGACCTACTCGATTTCACTTTAGATAAGTTTTTGTGTACGGGACTGTCACCCTGTATCGTCAAACTTTCCAGAATGTTCCACTAACTACACTAAAGCTTAAGGGCTAGTCCGATTTCGCTCGCCGCTACTTTCGGAATCTCGGTTGATTTCTTTTCCTACGGGTACTTAGATGTTTCAGTTCTCCGCGTTCGCCTCGTTAACCTATGTATTCAGTTAACGATACCTGCAAGCAGGTGGGTTTCCCCATTCGGAAATCCTAGTCTCAAGCGCCTCTTACTGGCTTGACTAGGCTTATCGCAAGTTAGTACGTCCTTCATCGCCTCCAACTGCCAAGGCATCCACCGTGTACGCTTAGTCACTTAACCATACAACCCAAAATGGTTTATTACTTTGAGGTGTATGTGTCAAAGACAGTTTTAACTTCGCCAGAAGTTAATATTGAATACTAAAGTAGACGCTAATAAACAAATGAATGTTTATCGGCATTGTTTTACTTTTGAAAACTCTTTTTAGAATTTCTTCTAAAAGAATTAATTATCAGCTTTTCCAAATTTTTAAAGAGCAAGAGAATTACTTCTCAGAGTTAAAGACTCTGAAGTCAAAGCATTTATCTATGAGGAGTAAGTAGTAAAGTGGTGGAGCTAAGCAGGATCGAACTGCTGACCTCCTGCGTGCAAGGCAGGCGCTCTCCCAGCTGAGCTATAGCCCCACATTACTAGGAATACATTGTTTGACCGAGCTTCTTTTTGAGGCAAGGCATAAAGCGAGGAAGTTTAGTTCGACTAAACGACGAGCTTTATAACGCAGCATCGAGAAGAAGTGGTGGGTCTGAGTAGACTTGAACTACCGACCTCACGCTTATCAGGCGTGCGCTCTAACCAGCTGAGCTACAGACCCAAACAATGTTTGTGTTCTCTAATTCTATTCAACAATCATCTGTGTGGACACTACGAACAAATCTGTTCTAAATCGTTAAGGAGGTGATCCAGCCCCAGGTTCCCCTAGGGCTACCTTGTTACGACTTCACCCCAGTCATGAATCACTCCGTGGTAAGCGCCCTCCCTAAGGTTAAGCTACCTACTTCTGGAGCAACCCACTCCCATGGTGTGACGGGCGGTGTGTACAAGGCCCGGGAACGTATTCACCGCGGCATTCTGATCCGCGATTACTAGCGATTCCGACTTCATGGAGTCGAGTTGCAGACTCCAATCCGGACTACGACGCACTTTAAGTGATTCGCTAACTCTCGCGAGCTTGCAGCACTCTGTATGCGCCATTGTAGCACGTGTGTAGCCCTACACGTAAGGGCCATGATGACTTGACGTCGTCCCCACCTTCCTCCGGTTTATCACCGGCAGTCTCCTTAGAGTTCCCGACCGAATCGCTGGCAACTAAGGATAGGGGTTGCGCTCGTTGCGGGACTTAACCCAACATCTCACAACACGAGCTGACGACAGCCATGCAGCACCTGTATCAGAGTTCCCGAAGGCACCAAACTATCTCTAGTAAGTTCTCTGTATGTCAAGTGTAGGTAAGGTTCTTCGCGTTGCATCGAATTAAACCACATGCTCCACCGCTTGTGCGGGCCCCCGTCAATTCATTTGAGTTTTAACCTTGCGGCCGTACTCCCCAGGCGGTCTACTTAATGCGTTAGCTTTGGAAAAGTTGTCCGAAGACCCCAGCTCCTAGTAGACATCGTTTACGGCGTGGACTACCGGGGTATCTAATCCCGTTTGCTCCCCACGCTTTCGTACATGAGCGTCAGTATTGACCCAGGTGGCTGCCTTCGCCATCGGTATTCCTTCAGATCTCTACGCATTTCACCGCTACACCTGAAATTCTACCACCCTCTATCATACTCTAGTTTGCCAGTTCGAAATGCAGTTCCCAGGTTGAGCCCGGGGCTTTCACATCTCGCTTAACAAACCGCCTGCGTACGCTTTACGCCCAGTAATTCCGATTAACGCTCGCACCCTCCGTATTACCGCGGCTGCTGGCACGGAGTTAGCCGGTGCTTCTTCTGTAAGTAACGTCACAGCTAGCAGGTATTAACTACTAACCTTTCCTCCTTACTGAAAGTGCTTTACAACCCTAAGGCCTTCTTCACACACGCGGCATGGCTGCATCAGGCTTGCGCCCATTGTGCAATATTCCCCACTGCTGCCTCCCGTAGGAGTCTGGACCGTGTCTCAGTTCCAGTGTGGCTGATCATCCTCTCAAACCAGCTAGGGATCGTCGCCTTGGTGAGCCATTACCTCACCAACTAGCTAATCCCACTTGGGCTAATCTAAGGGCGAGAGCCGAAGCCCCCTTTGGTCCGTAGACGTTATGCGGTATTAGCAGTCGTTTCCAACTGTTGTCCCCCACCCTAAGGCATATTCCCAAGCATTACTCACCCGTCCGCCGCTCGTCATCTTCTAGCAAGCTAGAAATGTTACCGCTCGACTTGCATGTGTTAGGCCTGCCGCCAGCGTTCAATCTGAGCCATGATCAAACTCTTCAATTAAAAGTTTTTTGAATCCGAAGATTCGTGCTCAATGAATTCTGTATAAATTGACTATATAGTCACTCATAAGAAATTGAGACTCTAAATTTTTTGCTCCTGAATCAAGAGCTGTTAGAACTCAATCTGTACGAGTGCCCACACAGATGATTGCTTCATATTTTTAAAGAACATTCCGGTTACCGGAGTGCGACTAAGCTTTTGCTTGTCGCCGCAGCCTTGCTGCGAAGTGGAGCGCCATAATAACGACTTCACTTTTTATGTCAACACTTAATTTTAAAAGTTATTTAATATTAAGTTTTATTTGACTCGACATCGTTTTGATTTGCTTTTCAGCGTCTCTCCCCGTGTCAGTGGGTGCGCATTATAGGGAGAATTTAAAAGCGCGCAACCCCTTTTTTCAATTAATTTCGAGAAAAGTGTTCAACCGCTCAAAAAGAGAACAAAAACACTAAAAGCACCCTGCTTTTGTTTGCTTTTCGTACATCATTTTCATTTCTGACGCACAAAAAAACAAAAAGCAGGCCTAAGCCTGCTTTATATAATACCTTCCAGATGGATATTAAAACTTATATTCAATACCAAGACCTAAGTAATCTTCTTCTGTACCTTGGTCTTCATCCACTGTTGAGTAGAAGCCATATAGTTTGGTTGATTTATTTAGCTTGTGATCAATACCAACACTAAAACCATCTACATCTTTAGATTCTACTGCATCAAAGTCAATTGTTTGGTATTGCACTTTGAATGTATTCTTGCCGAAGCCATATGCAGCATTTAATAAGAAGCCATCTGCGGTACCTGTACCGTCAACTTTTTCCTGCTTCTGATACATAGCACCTAGTTTAAGTGCATCAGTTGCTTTAAATTGACCTGTAACACGAAAAGCGTCATAACCTTTTACTTCGCTGTCACCTGCAATAGCAACATAATACTTAGACTTTTTAAGCCCCGAGTCACCATAGGTAATTGCACCTGAGTAACCATTTTCGCCGTCTGTAGAATCTTCAGCTACAAATGTTGCCAATACTTTGAAGCCATTAAAACTTGCTGACTTATATGAAATTGTATTACCTAAACGATTCTCACCTTTGAATAGGTTTTTAACGTCAGCTTCTAAATCATTAAATTGATCAACCTTACCTTGTGACAGTTTGAAAGCAGTATCATTTCTACCGATTACAACCTCACCGAAACTTCCTTTCAAACCTACAAATTGGTTTCTTGCAGTAATATTGTCAGAGTCACCCTTTGAATCTGCATCAGATACGTCAACTTGGAACTCAAGCTTATAAATTACTTCTAGGCCACCATCTAGTTTTTCTGAGCCTTTAAAACCAAAGCGTGACGCATTGCTTTTAATTTCTGTCGCACTTCCTGCACCTTCATCACTTGATTGAACAGATACATTTGCTTTGCCGTAAACTTTAACATCTGCGTGAGCATTCGCAGAGATAGCACCTAGTACAGCAAGAAGAAGTGTTGATTTAACTAGTTTCATGTAATTTTCCTCAATATCGCAACACATGATGATTCAAAACGACGTTAGTTTCTCAGCAGTTAATGACAGAAATATTACACACAACACAATAGAGTCAAATAATTGCAAATAAACTGCATTGAAAACGTCATAAAAGTATGTTTCATCTATAAATTATAGAAGAGGAATTAATTATTTCGTAATTTATAGAAAAAACTTTATTGTTCCTTATATTTACAATTTAGTGTTGAATTGCTTAGTAGATAGGTTAAGGTTAATAATAAATGTATAGGTGAATTACCGAGCGAGTACTGAGTGACACGTCGAATCCTAATTATCGAAGACACCCCCACGATTGCTAGAGTGCAAAAACATATTGCTGTATCTGCTGGTTATGAAGCAGACATAGCTGAATCATTAGCTCAAACCAAAGAATTACTTGCTAAAAACACTTACTTTTGCGCAGTCGTCGACTTCATCTTGCCAGATGCACCTAATGGCGAGGCAATTCATTATACTGTGAATTCTGATATCCCCACGATTGTCATGACTGGTAATCTAGACAATCAAACTCGTGAGACTGTCGAGAAATACCCAATCATTGATTACATAACCAAGGAAAATAAGCAGGCATATCAATATCTTAAAAAACAACTTATACGATTACCGCGAAACGAGTATGTTAAGGTATTGGTAGTAGATGACTCGCGTCAGACTAGAAACTACATCAGCTCTCTATTAGTAAGACACAAATATAAAGTAATAGAAGCATGCGATGGTATTGAAGCACTGAAGGTATTAAAAGAGAACCCGGAAGTTTCAGTGGTGATTACTGATAACGAAATGCCAAATATGAATGGAGAAGATTTATGTAGCGAAATACGTCTTCAATATTCAAATGATGAGAAAGCGATTATTGGTATTTCAAGTTCAAATGCATTGCACCTCTCAGCTCGATTTATAAAAAGAGGTGCGAACGACTATCTTAGAAAACCCTTTAATGCTGAAGAGTTCTATTGTAGGTTGAGCCAAAACGTCGATATGCTCGAGTATATCGCTACAATTAAGCGTCAAGCTAATTCAGATTACTTAACTGGCTTACCAAATAGACGTTATTTTTTTGAATTCACTAACAAATCATTAAGACAAAAATCAGCTTCAAATGCCGAAGTCGGTTTGGCTATGATTGATGTTGATCATTTTAAAGCAATAAATGATAACTATGGCCACGATGCAGGAGATGAAGTACTTAAGGCGCTTGCACATGCCTTCGATTCTCATTTTCCGGGCCAGCTTACAGCAAGGCTTGGAGGTGAGGAATTTGCGGTTTACTTTGCCAATGATTCACAAGATGAAAGCTTAGCTTTATTAGATAAATTTAGAGCTTACCTCGATACCCATAGTGCTGGCTTAACAAAGCATAATATACATTTTACCGTCTCTATTGGTTTTTGTAATACCGCTAGTACGAATGTAGACAGCCTAATTAAGGAAGCTGACATCAAGCTTTATGAAGCAAAACACTCTGGACGTAATAAAGTCATAAGTTAATCACATTATTATTCGATTAAAACGAGTGGCAAGTTTATTGCCATGCCACTCTCATAACTTTCTATTGGTTTTTACTCGCTCTCAAGCTATCCCAGCTGTACAAAGCCAGTGCCCCCCAAATACAAGCAAATGTCACAGCCCTCTCGACAGAGAATACCTCTCCATAGAGTGTCACTGCTAAAGTAAACATAATACTAGGCCCTAAATATTGAAATAAGCCAAGTGTAGAATAGGGTAGACGTTTAGCAGCCCCAATGAAGCAGAGTAAAGGTAAAGTTGTTACCACGCCTGCACTGATCAACAATATATTTAAGAGCGCTTCATTACTAAACATATCTGAACTAACTGTCGCAGGGGTCAAATACCAATATAAAATTGCGAAAGGCATTAATATGAGTGCTTCTATTAATAAACCTGGCAATGACTCTACTGGCATTTTCTTTCTTAAAAGCCCATATATTGCAAAAGAACTTGCAAGCGCAAATGCTACGACAGGAAAAGAGCCATAGGCTATTACCTGTAGAAGCACACCTAGTGACGCAATAATTACTGCTATGATTTGCCACTTCCTCAAACGCTCGGAAAGAAATACCACCCCAAGAAGTACATTTAATAAAGGGTTTATATAATAGCCAAGACTTGCATCAAGCATATGATCATTGTTTACCGCCCAAATAAACAGCCCCCAATTAAAACCTAATAAGGTTGAGCTAATACAGAGCATACCTAATAACTTTGGCTTTTTAATGACATGCTGGATCTGATGCCATTGCTTTACTGCAAATAAGATAAGGATCAGAAAAAGTACAGACCAAATCACTCGGTGAGTCAAAATCTCTAGCGCAGCTATCGATTCAATCTGTTTGAAATAAATTGGGGCCATTCCCCACATTAAAAATGCTAACACAGCATAAAGGTAGCCCTGTTGGGTTTCATTTTTTAGCATCGACACGACTCAGGAAGTAAAAAGCCATTATACATTGCCAGGATGCCTGCAAATAGACAGAAAATAGGAACTAACCGACATAACTTTGCCGAAGGCTGTAAACCGTCAAACACATCAGCGCAAATAAATTTACAGACAAGTAAAGCAAAAGCCACTAAAATGCCCGCCATGAAATCAGACCCAATCTGCGAACATTCAACCCTTGCTAAGCAAGCATTAAAAGAGACTTTTGGCTACGCTGAATTTAGAGCTGGCCAAGAGGCAGTTATTAATGCGGCATTAAGTGGACAAGATACTTTAGTATTACTGCCTACTGGTGGTGGTAAATCATTGTGTTACCAGATCCCAGCACTTTTATTCAATGGAGCTACCGTTGTTATTTCACCTTTGATCTCGTTGATGGAAGATCAAGTCTCTCAGCTTCAAGCCATTGGAGTAAGCGCTGCATATATCAATAACACGGTAGATTTTGCTCGACAAAATGCAATTTTTAATCAATTAGCAGATGGTCAATTGAAATTGCTGTATGTTGCGCCAGAAAAGGCGCTGCAATTTGATTTTATTCAAAGATTAAAAAGCTTAAACGTTTGTTTTTTTGCTATTGATGAAGCTCACTGCGTGTCTCACTGGGGACATGATTTCAGACCCCATTATCGTAGGTTAAGTGAGCTTAAACAGCACTTTCCTCATTGTCCTATGATGGCTTTAACGGCAACTGCAGATATTGCTACACGTCATGATATTGCGCACCAACTGGGATTAAATGCCCCTTATATTCATACCGGTAGCTTTGACAGACCAAATATTCGCTACACCATTGAAGAAAAATTCAAGCCTCTTTCTCAGCTTATGCGCTATTTGCGAGAGCAAAAGGGCCAAAGCGGCATTATTTATTGCACCAGTCGTAAGCGTGTAGACGATATATCTGAAAAGCTTGCCGAAGCAGGCTTTAATGTCGCCGCTTACCATGCTGGTATGAGTAATGAGCAACGCCAATTCGTGCAAAAAGCTTTTGCCAGAGACGATATTAATATTGTCGTTGCTACGGTTGCATTCGGCATGGGTATTAATAAATTAAACGTACGATTTGTGCTTCACTACGATATACCTAAAAGTATCGAAGCTTACTATCAAGAAACTGGCCGTGCAGGTCGTGATGGACTTGCAGCAGAAGCCATCATGTATTTTGACCCCGCTGACATAGGTCGCGTCAAACGTTTTTTCGAAGATATTCCCGATGAAGCAAGACGTAAAGTAGAAGAACAACGCTTTCAAGCTATGGCAAACTTTGCGGAAGCACAAACTTGCCGTCGACAAATTTTATTAAACTATTTTAGCGAATATCAAAGAGAACCTTGTGGCAACTGCGATATTTGCTTAAACCCTCCAAAACGTTTCGATGGTACTTTAGTGGCTCAACAGGCTCTCTCTTGTGTTTATCGTGCACAACAACGATTTGGCTTAGGGTATATAGTTGATTTACTGAGAGGTGCGAATACTAGTCGAATTCGCGATAACGGTCACCATGAATTGAGTACCTATGGTATAGGCAAAAGTCATAGTGTCGAGTACTGGCTGAGCATATTGCGACAACTTGTCCACCATGGGTTACTTGCACAAGATATTACTCAAG
The Pseudoalteromonas phenolica genome window above contains:
- the recQ gene encoding DNA helicase RecQ, yielding MKSDPICEHSTLAKQALKETFGYAEFRAGQEAVINAALSGQDTLVLLPTGGGKSLCYQIPALLFNGATVVISPLISLMEDQVSQLQAIGVSAAYINNTVDFARQNAIFNQLADGQLKLLYVAPEKALQFDFIQRLKSLNVCFFAIDEAHCVSHWGHDFRPHYRRLSELKQHFPHCPMMALTATADIATRHDIAHQLGLNAPYIHTGSFDRPNIRYTIEEKFKPLSQLMRYLREQKGQSGIIYCTSRKRVDDISEKLAEAGFNVAAYHAGMSNEQRQFVQKAFARDDINIVVATVAFGMGINKLNVRFVLHYDIPKSIEAYYQETGRAGRDGLAAEAIMYFDPADIGRVKRFFEDIPDEARRKVEEQRFQAMANFAEAQTCRRQILLNYFSEYQREPCGNCDICLNPPKRFDGTLVAQQALSCVYRAQQRFGLGYIVDLLRGANTSRIRDNGHHELSTYGIGKSHSVEYWLSILRQLVHHGLLAQDITQGASLKLTEAARAVLRGEYVLQLAEPRLQAKHVYQDKLAQFNYDKKLFAKLRSLRKELADADDVPPYVVFNDKTLAEMAQKMPTDDAEFLNVSGVGFSKLSKYGAPFMQLIRNYLAAS
- a CDS encoding porin, encoding MKLVKSTLLLAVLGAISANAHADVKVYGKANVSVQSSDEGAGSATEIKSNASRFGFKGSEKLDGGLEVIYKLEFQVDVSDADSKGDSDNITARNQFVGLKGSFGEVVIGRNDTAFKLSQGKVDQFNDLEADVKNLFKGENRLGNTISYKSASFNGFKVLATFVAEDSTDGENGYSGAITYGDSGLKKSKYYVAIAGDSEVKGYDAFRVTGQFKATDALKLGAMYQKQEKVDGTGTADGFLLNAAYGFGKNTFKVQYQTIDFDAVESKDVDGFSVGIDHKLNKSTKLYGFYSTVDEDQGTEEDYLGLGIEYKF
- the rarD gene encoding EamA family transporter RarD — its product is MLKNETQQGYLYAVLAFLMWGMAPIYFKQIESIAALEILTHRVIWSVLFLILILFAVKQWHQIQHVIKKPKLLGMLCISSTLLGFNWGLFIWAVNNDHMLDASLGYYINPLLNVLLGVVFLSERLRKWQIIAVIIASLGVLLQVIAYGSFPVVAFALASSFAIYGLLRKKMPVESLPGLLIEALILMPFAILYWYLTPATVSSDMFSNEALLNILLISAGVVTTLPLLCFIGAAKRLPYSTLGLFQYLGPSIMFTLAVTLYGEVFSVERAVTFACIWGALALYSWDSLRASKNQ
- a CDS encoding response regulator; its protein translation is MTRRILIIEDTPTIARVQKHIAVSAGYEADIAESLAQTKELLAKNTYFCAVVDFILPDAPNGEAIHYTVNSDIPTIVMTGNLDNQTRETVEKYPIIDYITKENKQAYQYLKKQLIRLPRNEYVKVLVVDDSRQTRNYISSLLVRHKYKVIEACDGIEALKVLKENPEVSVVITDNEMPNMNGEDLCSEIRLQYSNDEKAIIGISSSNALHLSARFIKRGANDYLRKPFNAEEFYCRLSQNVDMLEYIATIKRQANSDYLTGLPNRRYFFEFTNKSLRQKSASNAEVGLAMIDVDHFKAINDNYGHDAGDEVLKALAHAFDSHFPGQLTARLGGEEFAVYFANDSQDESLALLDKFRAYLDTHSAGLTKHNIHFTVSIGFCNTASTNVDSLIKEADIKLYEAKHSGRNKVIS